A genomic region of Synechococcus sp. NOUM97013 contains the following coding sequences:
- the psaB gene encoding photosystem I core protein PsaB, producing the protein MATKFPSFSQGLAQDPTTRRIWYGIATAHDFESHDGMTEEKLYQKLFSTHFGHLAIIGLWVSGNLFHIAWQGNFEQWVADPLHVSPIAHAIWDPHFGEGAITAFTQAGASSPVNIAYSGLYHWFYTIGMTTNAELYQGSIFMMILSAWALFAGWLHLQPKFRPSLAWFKNAESRLNHHLAVLFGFSSIAWTGHLVHVAIPESRGQHVGWDNFLSVMPHPAGLGPFFTGNWGVYAQNPDTMGQVFGTAEGSGTAILTFLGGFHPQTEALWLTDIAHHHLAIGCIFVIAGHMYRTNFGIGHSIKEILEAHNPPKGTPGNLGAGHSGLYDTLNNSLHMQLGLALASLGVVTSLVAQHMYAMPSYAFIAKAYTTQAALYTHHQYIAIFLMCGAFAHGAIFFIRDYDPEANKDNVLARMLEHKEAVISHLSWVTLFLGFHTLGLYVHNDVVVAFGTPEKQILVEPVFAQFVQAASGKAIYGFDVLLSNAGGAAANANAAYMGGWMDAINGSRGSNDLFLPIGPGDFLVHHAIALGLHTTTLILVKGALDARGSKLMPDKKDFGYSFPCDGPGRGGTCDISAWDAFYLAVFWALNTVGWVTFYWHWKHLAIWQGNVAQFNESSTYLMGWFRDYLWLNSSQLINGYNPFGSNNLAVWAWMFLFGHLVWATGFMFLISWRGYWQELIETIVWAHQRSPIANMMGWRDKPVALSIVQARVVGLAHFTVGYVLTYAAFLIASTSGKFG; encoded by the coding sequence ATGGCAACGAAATTTCCTTCGTTCAGCCAGGGTCTGGCACAGGACCCGACAACCCGCCGTATCTGGTACGGGATCGCCACGGCTCACGACTTCGAGAGCCATGACGGAATGACGGAGGAGAAGCTTTACCAAAAGCTCTTCTCCACCCACTTCGGTCACCTCGCGATCATCGGCCTGTGGGTTTCGGGCAACCTGTTCCACATCGCCTGGCAGGGCAACTTCGAGCAGTGGGTCGCCGATCCTCTGCACGTAAGCCCTATCGCTCACGCAATCTGGGATCCCCACTTCGGTGAAGGCGCCATCACGGCGTTCACCCAGGCGGGAGCTTCCTCACCGGTGAACATTGCCTACTCAGGCCTGTATCACTGGTTCTACACAATCGGCATGACCACCAATGCCGAGCTGTACCAGGGATCCATCTTCATGATGATCCTGTCAGCCTGGGCTCTCTTTGCCGGTTGGCTGCACCTTCAGCCCAAGTTCCGGCCTTCCCTGGCTTGGTTCAAGAACGCTGAATCGCGCCTCAACCACCACCTTGCTGTCCTCTTCGGCTTCAGCTCGATCGCCTGGACCGGTCACCTGGTTCACGTCGCTATCCCTGAATCCCGCGGCCAGCACGTCGGCTGGGACAACTTCCTCAGCGTGATGCCCCACCCCGCTGGTTTGGGTCCCTTCTTCACCGGCAACTGGGGTGTGTATGCCCAGAACCCTGACACCATGGGTCAGGTGTTCGGTACTGCTGAAGGATCCGGCACTGCGATCCTCACCTTCCTCGGTGGTTTCCACCCTCAGACCGAAGCCCTCTGGCTTACGGACATCGCCCACCACCATCTGGCCATCGGCTGCATCTTCGTGATCGCCGGCCACATGTATCGGACCAATTTCGGCATCGGTCACTCCATTAAGGAGATTCTCGAAGCCCACAATCCTCCGAAGGGCACTCCCGGAAACCTCGGTGCAGGTCACAGCGGTCTGTACGACACCCTGAACAACAGCCTGCACATGCAGCTGGGTCTGGCTCTCGCCTCCCTCGGCGTGGTCACCTCACTTGTTGCTCAGCACATGTACGCCATGCCGTCGTACGCCTTCATTGCGAAGGCCTACACAACGCAGGCTGCTCTGTACACCCACCACCAGTACATCGCCATCTTCCTGATGTGCGGTGCCTTCGCTCACGGTGCGATCTTCTTCATCCGTGACTACGACCCCGAAGCCAACAAGGACAATGTCCTGGCCCGGATGCTCGAGCACAAAGAAGCGGTCATCAGCCACCTGAGCTGGGTCACTCTGTTCCTCGGTTTCCACACCCTGGGTCTCTACGTCCACAACGACGTGGTCGTGGCCTTCGGTACCCCCGAAAAGCAGATCCTGGTTGAGCCTGTCTTCGCCCAGTTCGTTCAAGCCGCTTCCGGCAAGGCGATCTACGGCTTCGATGTGCTGCTCTCTAATGCTGGTGGCGCCGCCGCCAATGCCAACGCTGCCTACATGGGCGGTTGGATGGATGCCATCAACGGTTCCCGTGGCAGCAACGATCTGTTCCTGCCCATCGGCCCTGGTGACTTCCTGGTTCACCACGCCATCGCACTGGGTCTCCACACCACCACCCTGATCCTTGTGAAGGGTGCCCTGGATGCCCGTGGCTCCAAGCTGATGCCCGACAAGAAGGACTTCGGCTATTCCTTCCCCTGCGACGGCCCCGGCCGTGGCGGCACCTGTGACATCTCCGCTTGGGACGCCTTCTACCTGGCTGTCTTCTGGGCGCTGAACACAGTGGGTTGGGTCACCTTCTACTGGCACTGGAAGCACCTCGCCATCTGGCAGGGCAACGTTGCTCAGTTCAACGAGTCCAGCACTTACCTGATGGGTTGGTTCCGTGACTACCTGTGGCTGAACTCATCCCAGCTGATCAATGGATACAACCCCTTCGGCAGCAACAACCTTGCTGTCTGGGCTTGGATGTTCCTCTTCGGTCACCTGGTGTGGGCCACCGGTTTCATGTTCCTCATCTCCTGGCGTGGTTACTGGCAGGAG
- the psaA gene encoding photosystem I core protein PsaA, with translation MTISPPERGSTAKTQVEKVDNPATFELFGKPGHFDRALAKGPKTTTWVWNLHANAHDFDSHTSDLEEVSRKIFSAHFGHLAVIFIWLSGAFFHGARFSNFSGWLADPTHVKPSAQVVWPVFGQEILNGDMGAGFQGIQITSGLFHVWRAWGITNETQLMSLAIGALVMAGLMLNAGVFHYHKAAPKLEWFQNVESMLNHHLAGLLGLGSLSWTGHLLHVSLPTTKLMDAIDAGQPLVLDGKTIASVADIPLPHEFFNQDLLAQLYPGFSAGIGAFFRGDWAAYSDFLTFKGGLNPVTGSMWMSDIAHHHLAIAVLFIVAGHMYRTNWGIGHSIKEILEGQKGDPLLFPATKGHDGLFEFMINSWHAQLAVNLALLGSLSIIVAQHMYAMPPYAYMAIDYPTQIGLFTHHMWIGGFLIVGASAHAAIAMIRDYDPAKHVDNVLDRVLKARDAIISHLNWVCIWLGAHSFGLYIHNDTMRALGRPQDMFSDSAIQLKPIFAQWIQGLHASAAGSTAPNALASVSEVFNGSVVAVGGKVAAAPIPLGTADFMVHHIHAFTIHVTVLILLKGVLYARNSRLIPDKANLGFRFSCDGPGRGGTCQVSAWDHVFLGLFWMYNSLSVVIFHFSWKMQSDVWGTVRPDGSVQYLSNGNFANSAITINGWLRDYLWAQAAQVINSYGSNTAGYGIMFLAGHFVWAFSLMFLFSGRGYWQELIESIVWAHNKLKVAPAIQPRALSIIQGRAVGVAHYLLGGITVTWAFFHAHILAVG, from the coding sequence ATGACCATCAGCCCACCAGAGCGTGGGAGCACCGCGAAGACTCAGGTCGAGAAGGTCGACAATCCAGCGACCTTCGAGCTGTTCGGAAAGCCCGGACACTTCGACCGAGCCCTCGCGAAAGGTCCCAAAACCACTACCTGGGTTTGGAACCTCCACGCCAACGCTCACGACTTCGACAGCCACACGAGTGACCTTGAGGAGGTTTCTCGGAAGATCTTTAGTGCTCACTTCGGCCATCTGGCCGTGATCTTCATCTGGCTGAGCGGTGCCTTCTTCCATGGCGCTCGCTTCTCCAACTTCTCCGGCTGGCTCGCCGATCCCACTCACGTCAAGCCCAGTGCTCAGGTGGTGTGGCCGGTGTTCGGCCAGGAAATCCTCAACGGCGACATGGGTGCCGGTTTCCAGGGCATCCAGATCACCTCTGGTCTCTTCCATGTTTGGAGGGCCTGGGGCATCACCAACGAGACGCAACTGATGTCTCTAGCCATCGGCGCTCTGGTGATGGCCGGCCTGATGCTGAATGCAGGCGTTTTCCACTATCACAAGGCAGCTCCGAAGCTCGAGTGGTTCCAGAACGTTGAGTCAATGCTCAACCACCACCTCGCTGGTCTTCTCGGCCTGGGCTCACTGTCCTGGACCGGTCACCTGCTGCATGTGTCCCTGCCCACCACCAAGTTGATGGATGCCATCGACGCTGGCCAGCCGCTGGTGCTCGACGGCAAGACCATTGCTTCAGTGGCGGACATTCCCCTTCCTCACGAATTTTTCAACCAGGATCTCCTGGCTCAGCTCTACCCAGGATTCAGCGCTGGTATTGGCGCTTTCTTCCGTGGTGACTGGGCTGCCTACAGCGATTTCCTCACCTTCAAGGGTGGTCTGAATCCGGTGACTGGAAGCATGTGGATGAGCGACATCGCTCATCACCACCTGGCTATCGCGGTGCTGTTCATCGTGGCCGGTCACATGTACCGCACCAACTGGGGCATCGGACACTCCATCAAGGAGATCCTCGAGGGGCAGAAGGGTGATCCCCTGCTCTTCCCTGCAACCAAGGGCCACGACGGCCTGTTCGAGTTCATGATCAACAGCTGGCATGCTCAGCTGGCCGTGAACCTTGCACTGCTGGGATCTCTGAGCATCATCGTTGCTCAGCACATGTACGCGATGCCTCCTTATGCGTACATGGCGATCGACTATCCGACTCAGATCGGTCTGTTCACCCACCACATGTGGATTGGTGGCTTCCTGATCGTTGGCGCTTCCGCTCACGCGGCTATTGCCATGATCCGCGACTACGACCCCGCCAAGCACGTCGACAACGTGCTCGACCGGGTGCTCAAGGCACGCGATGCCATCATCAGCCACTTGAACTGGGTCTGCATCTGGCTGGGTGCCCACAGCTTCGGTCTGTACATCCACAACGACACCATGCGTGCTCTGGGTCGTCCCCAGGACATGTTCAGCGACTCCGCCATCCAGCTGAAGCCGATTTTCGCTCAGTGGATTCAGGGTCTGCACGCCTCCGCAGCCGGCAGCACGGCGCCTAACGCTCTCGCCAGCGTCAGTGAAGTGTTCAACGGTTCGGTGGTTGCCGTCGGCGGCAAGGTTGCCGCTGCGCCGATCCCCCTCGGCACCGCTGACTTCATGGTGCACCACATTCACGCCTTCACGATTCACGTGACGGTGCTGATTCTTCTCAAGGGTGTGCTCTACGCCCGTAACTCCCGTCTCATCCCCGATAAGGCCAACCTCGGCTTCCGCTTCTCTTGCGATGGCCCTGGTCGTGGCGGCACCTGTCAGGTGTCTGCTTGGGACCACGTGTTCCTCGGTCTGTTCTGGATGTACAACTCCCTGTCCGTCGTGATCTTCCACTTCTCCTGGAAGATGCAGAGCGATGTCTGGGGAACGGTGAGGCCTGACGGTTCCGTCCAGTACCTCTCCAATGGCAACTTTGCCAACAGCGCCATCACCATCAATGGCTGGCTGCGTGACTACCTGTGGGCACAGGCCGCACAGGTGATCAACAGCTACGGATCCAACACGGCCGGCTACGGAATCATGTTCCTTGCAGGTCACTTCGTTTGGGCCTTCAGCCTGATGTTCCTGTTCAGCGGCCGCGGCTATTGGCAGGAGCTGATTGAGTCCATCGTCTGGGCTCACAACAAGCTGAAAGTGGCTCCGGCCATCCAGCCCCGTGCGCTGTCCATCATCCAGGGCCGTGCCGTGGGTGTTGCCCATTACCTCCTGGGTGGCATCACGGTGACGTGGGCCTTCTTCCACGCCCACATCCTTGCGGTGGGCTGA
- the cobJ gene encoding precorrin-3B C(17)-methyltransferase, with product MEHIQTIALTPGAATALQDKPADLQIGQASQLLSAHWNRGGNLLVIGAIGAVTRLVAPLAQDKHSDPAVVVVDARGEHVVPLLGGHAAGAEQLARDLAAALGGRAVLTGDANTQGRLALDAFGEAWGWTRAGEASAWHQLMQSQAMEQPLSLAQQSGTTLWSTSAGSQRLNLLDGANPSAALSIGASTDAAACRWHPATLWIGIGCERNTSESLVDRAVASVLAQASLAPEAVAGISSIDAKADEPALLHLSEQHGWPFRLHNAASLAKVAVPTPSEVVKAEMGTASVAEAAALLAAGDGAPLHQPKQIFHAEPGEQGAVTVAIAEASQAFAPQRGELHLIGSGPGALELLTPDARQALSRCVTWVGYGLYLDLLEPLRRHDQVRVDGQLTRERDRCQQALEMARAGTRVALVSSGDSGIYGMAGLALELWMNLPESDRPLFQVHPGLSALQLAAAKAGAPLMHDFCTISLSDRLTPWEVIERRLHAAAAGDFVVALYNPRSKGRDWQLQRAIEILLTDRPTTTPVVMARQLGRREESVSLFELASLKPADVDMLTVLVIGNSSSRVMGGRMVTPRGYPGAALS from the coding sequence ATGGAACACATCCAGACAATCGCCTTGACACCCGGTGCTGCAACCGCGCTGCAGGACAAACCCGCGGATCTGCAGATTGGCCAGGCTTCGCAGCTGCTGTCAGCGCACTGGAACCGTGGAGGCAATCTGTTGGTGATTGGCGCCATTGGCGCCGTCACCAGGCTGGTGGCTCCTCTGGCGCAGGACAAGCACTCCGATCCGGCGGTGGTGGTGGTGGATGCACGGGGTGAGCATGTGGTGCCGCTCTTGGGTGGACATGCCGCTGGCGCAGAGCAGCTGGCACGCGATCTGGCCGCAGCTCTTGGAGGCCGAGCCGTTCTCACCGGTGATGCCAATACGCAAGGTCGCCTGGCACTGGATGCCTTCGGCGAGGCATGGGGTTGGACTCGCGCAGGCGAAGCCAGCGCCTGGCATCAGCTGATGCAATCCCAGGCCATGGAGCAACCGCTGAGCCTGGCTCAGCAGAGCGGAACAACGCTCTGGTCCACCAGTGCTGGCAGCCAACGGCTCAATCTTCTGGATGGAGCCAACCCATCGGCCGCCTTGAGCATCGGGGCTAGCACTGACGCCGCGGCCTGCCGCTGGCATCCCGCCACGCTCTGGATCGGCATCGGTTGCGAGCGCAACACCAGCGAGAGCCTGGTGGACCGTGCTGTCGCATCGGTCCTCGCTCAAGCATCACTGGCGCCTGAAGCGGTGGCCGGGATCAGCAGCATCGACGCCAAGGCTGATGAGCCAGCGCTCCTTCACCTAAGCGAACAGCACGGATGGCCCTTTCGACTCCATAACGCTGCCAGCCTGGCGAAGGTTGCCGTGCCCACGCCATCTGAGGTGGTGAAAGCGGAGATGGGTACGGCATCGGTCGCGGAAGCTGCGGCTCTACTGGCAGCAGGAGACGGCGCTCCTCTCCATCAACCCAAGCAGATCTTTCATGCCGAACCTGGTGAACAGGGTGCCGTCACGGTCGCCATCGCTGAAGCAAGCCAAGCCTTTGCACCTCAACGGGGCGAGCTGCATCTGATCGGCAGTGGGCCAGGTGCCTTGGAGCTGCTCACCCCCGATGCCAGGCAAGCCCTCAGTCGGTGTGTGACGTGGGTCGGCTACGGACTGTATCTGGATCTTCTTGAGCCCCTGCGCCGCCACGATCAGGTGCGGGTGGATGGACAGCTCACACGGGAACGCGACCGGTGTCAGCAGGCCCTGGAGATGGCCCGTGCGGGCACCAGAGTTGCGCTGGTGTCGTCAGGCGACAGCGGGATCTACGGCATGGCCGGACTCGCCCTGGAACTGTGGATGAATCTGCCTGAAAGCGATCGGCCTTTATTCCAGGTGCACCCAGGCCTCTCAGCCCTGCAACTGGCGGCGGCCAAAGCCGGAGCACCGCTGATGCATGACTTCTGCACCATCAGCCTGAGTGACAGGCTCACACCCTGGGAGGTGATTGAACGACGGCTGCACGCTGCCGCAGCAGGAGATTTTGTGGTGGCGCTCTACAACCCACGCTCCAAAGGTCGTGACTGGCAGCTTCAGCGAGCCATTGAGATCCTGCTCACCGATCGACCGACAACAACACCCGTGGTGATGGCGCGCCAACTTGGACGACGGGAGGAGAGCGTGAGCCTGTTCGAGCTGGCTAGCCTCAAGCCAGCTGACGTTGACATGCTCACTGTGCTGGTAATCGGCAACAGCAGCAGTCGGGTCATGGGCGGCCGAATGGTGACCCCCCGTGGATACCCCGGAGCCGCACTCAGTTGA